Genomic segment of Streptococcus australis:
CCCATTATTCTTTTTACTCTGTTATGGGCTATGAGAAATTTTTAGAAAGCAAGCAAATTCAATTTTTAGTTATTAAGGACTGGTATCAAGAAGAAGCGCTCTTAAACTATTGGGCAGATGAAATTGCTAAAATTTTAAAAGAAGAAGTGAAGCAAGATAGCTTTAAAGTCATCTTTTCAGCCCATAGTGTGCCCGTTTTTGCCTTGGATTTTGGTGATCCTTATATCGATCAAATTTTTGAAAATAGCAAGCTAGTTGCTGAAAAACTAGGTTTGGATTCAGAACAATATACCAACACTTGGCAGAGTGAGAGTGATATCGGTATTCCATGGATTAAGCCAGATGTTTTAGAATATCTCAGAGAACAGACAGAACATCCAGACCATTATATTTTTGTACCTATTAGTTTTATCAGTGAGCACATTGAAGTCTTGTTTGACAACGATGTGGAATGTTATGAGTTATGTCAGGAATTGGGGGTGCATTACCATCGTCCACCAATGCCAAATACGGATAGTCGTTTAATTGACGCCTTAGTTGCTACTGTAAGAGCCAATGAAGACAAAGGATTTAAAGCTTTTCTTCCAGAAGAAGAAACCTTTGATGAGTTAGTTCCTTCAGCAACTACCAAGGACATCATGAAAGAGACAGACGACCTTCAGATGCCAGAATTTGTGAAAAAATTGATTGAGAAAAAAGGTCGTGAAAATGTTAAGATGCCTTATCTTATCAAAAAAATGCTTGAGAAAGCAGGTAAGTTACCAAAATTGTAAAGGAAAAAGGATTTAGCTTTGTGCTAGATCCTTTTAATCGATTATTTTTTCTCAAGAAGAGCTTTGATTTCTTGAAGTACTTCCAATTCAGTTGGAGCAGCAGGAGCTTCCTCAGCTTCTTCTTCTTTTTTAGTAAGGTTTTGCGCTTTTTCCATACCTTTAACAACGAAGAAAAGCACAGTACCTACAACGAGGAAGTTGATAATAGCACTCAAGAATTTACCATATGTAACACCATTCCATGCAAGATCAGCGATGTTGTTAGCATTCGCAGCTTCCAAGGCAGGGTTCAATAGAAGTGGAGTGATGATATCATTAACAAATGAAGTAACGATAGCACCAAAAGCAGAGGCAATGATCACACCGACAGCAAGGTCAACAACATTACCACGAAGCAAAAATGCTTTAAGATCCTTTAACATTTTCATAAATTCCTTTCAAAAATTCTAATTAATTATATCCCAAATAGTGAAATAATACAACTCTGATGT
This window contains:
- the hemH gene encoding ferrochelatase, which encodes MKKAILMMTFGSPEEITFEGVADFFTNIRRGVRPRDHEIQTLYDNYIRIGGTPLQKITREEVALVEARLGNEYSVYFANKFSRPFIPDVIGQMEADGIEQCICLILEPHYSFYSVMGYEKFLESKQIQFLVIKDWYQEEALLNYWADEIAKILKEEVKQDSFKVIFSAHSVPVFALDFGDPYIDQIFENSKLVAEKLGLDSEQYTNTWQSESDIGIPWIKPDVLEYLREQTEHPDHYIFVPISFISEHIEVLFDNDVECYELCQELGVHYHRPPMPNTDSRLIDALVATVRANEDKGFKAFLPEEETFDELVPSATTKDIMKETDDLQMPEFVKKLIEKKGRENVKMPYLIKKMLEKAGKLPKL
- the mscL gene encoding large conductance mechanosensitive channel protein MscL, which translates into the protein MLKDLKAFLLRGNVVDLAVGVIIASAFGAIVTSFVNDIITPLLLNPALEAANANNIADLAWNGVTYGKFLSAIINFLVVGTVLFFVVKGMEKAQNLTKKEEEAEEAPAAPTELEVLQEIKALLEKK